In Ornithorhynchus anatinus isolate Pmale09 chromosome 5, mOrnAna1.pri.v4, whole genome shotgun sequence, the DNA window atctgtaatatggggattaagactgtgagccccatctgattaccttgtatcccccccacccccagcgcttagaacagtgcttggcacatagtaagcgcttaacagataccatcattattatattaatatatataaataaattggggatgtggacataagtgctgtggggccgagggaagggtgagggagagtgaAACCGAGGAGTCTGACCCTTGGGCTGTCGGGGGCAGCGTACCTGCCAGGTAGGTGACGCAGTCGGCGTAGCCGTCCCGGTAAGGGTCGCACTTCTCGATTGCCATAGCGCCGTCACTGAACGTGGTGGCGAAGACCGAGGCTCCGTGCTTGACCAGCGCCGTGCAGATGGCCGTGTCGTTACAGGAGGCGGCACAGTGTAACGGGGTCCTGGGGGATCAaccagtcgaatttattgagtgctcgctgtatgcagagcaccgtactaagagctttttttaaaaaaaaatttgttaagcgcttactatgtgccaggcactgttctaagcgccgggacagatacaagttgagttggtagacacattccctgcccacaacgagcttacagtctggagggggagagagacattaatattagagaagcagcgtggctcagtggaaaaagcacgggctttggagtcagaggtgatgagttcgaatcccagctctgccacttgtcagctgtgtgactgtgggcaagtcacttaacttctctgtgcctcagttacctcatctgtaaaatggggactaagactgtgagccccacgtgggacatcctgattcccctgtgtctaccccagcgcttagaacagtgctcggcacatagtaagcgcttaacaaataccaacattattattataaatcaattgAGGATACGTacgtgagtgttgtggggctgagggagggggtgaattaagggggcaaattcaagtgcaagggtgacacagaggcgagtgggagaagaggagaggagggcttaattggggaaggcctcttggagatgatgtgtcttaataaggctttgaaggtggggagagtgatgcgaCTCGCAGCCCCGTGGTCCCGAGGGGAGGGGtatctcaccccccccccacccctccctccccacactcccccacagcccccccacccacccacgagCCCCGTGTCACCGGGCCGGATGGCCTCACCAGCCGTGGCTGTCCGGGGAGTTCACGTTAGCTCCCGCGCCAATGAGGAAGTCCACGATGCTGTAATTGGCGCCGCAGATGGCGTTGTGTAAGGCCGTGATGCCCTCGTCGTTGGGCTGGCTGGGGTCGTTCatctgagggggaggggtggcagggggtgagcgggggagggggaggatggaggtgggggggttcCGAGGCGCGGCCGGCATTGGCGGGCCCCTCCGGCCGGCGCTCACCTCCTTGACGGCCTGCTGCACCACGTCCAGCTCGCCGGTCAGCGCGGCGTCCAGCAGCCGCACCAGCGGGTTGAGCCGGGCTCGGCGGCTCTTCCGCGGGGATCCCGCCTTGCGCAGCACCGAGCGGGTCTcctggggcgggggccggggggcgggatcAGCGGGTTGTCCGGCTGCCCGCCTCCGGGCCCCGGCTTTCTCCCCGCCCGCTGGCCCGGGAGTCGGCCTGCTCCCTCGGtactgaggaagggagggagggacgggggcggggaggcagggacGGACACGGGCTTTGGGCAGACACGTACCGGGCTGTGGGGGGCGGCTGGCTCGGGCGGGAGGAgctgcggcggggtggggggcggggtgggcaccgttggggccggggccggggccggggccggagccggggccggggccttgGGCTCGGCGCCCTCGGAGATGGGTCCGAGGTCGGGCTCGGGTCCGGCGGCGCCGCCCGGGTCCTGGCGGTGGCTGTGCCGGTGGAAGAGGCGGCTGATGAGCTGCTGGTATTGCCTCttgtgggtggggggcagggcgggCGCGGGGCTCTGCTCCATGGAGCCGCGGCGCTTGAGGGGCCGGGGGATGTCAGCCAGGACCCGCACCACCTCCTCCAGCTCGGGCAGCGTCTGCGCCTCGGGGGGCAGCGCCGGCTGCAGCCGCGTGGGGCTCAGCGGCCGCGGCACCTCTTCGGCCTCGGGCCCCTCGCTGACCGGCAGCAGCCCGAGACCCTCCAGCTCGGCCTCCACGTCGGCCAGGGGCTCGGCGGCCTTCCCGACGtctgcggggagggagagagggcgggggggtgtcctggccttccctccccggggcccgctggcttccccccgccccccaaccactAAAATGCCCGAGGAGACAGAGGGTGGCGGGGCTACGGTAAGCGGGATTCGGGCAGGACTCGGGGCCGCCGCGGTGCTTGACTCAGGGGAGCGGGTGGACATTTTTGCCCCTCACTGAGGGGACCCGGGAATGGAGGTGGGCCCCgcgtggaggcggaggaaggaaTGAGATGATCTTCGGGGGAGGGGGATCCCCACGCCCACCACCCCGGGTGCGCTCGTTTTGCCCCGCCACCATCCCTCCGCCACTGGAAGGAATTCACTCACCTTCAACGCCCAAGGCCCGACCCGGTGTGAGGGCTGGAGGGGcaggagcctggggctggggctgctgaggctgctggggctgctggggctgttggggctgctggggctgaggagggggctggggctgaggggggggctgCAGCTGGGACGGAGGATggatttggggctggggctgaggagggggctgcgGCTGGGACGGAGGAtggagttggggctggggctgagggtggagctggggctgggacagAGGGTGGGACTGGGACAGGACCCGGCTCAAGatcggggagccggggggcccgGCCGTGGCCGCCCCGTACTGCCAGAAAGCGTTCTGCAGCTTGAAGATCATAGAGAGGGGGATGGGGCGctggcggggggcccggcccggggcgctGGCGGGGGGCATGGGGATGCGAGAGGCCGGCTGCCAGCTCCGGGGCAGGGTGCCCGGCGGCCCGGGGGGCAGAGACCGCCGGTAGCCCCCCGGTTCCTGTCTCCGGTCGCTGGCCAGCGGAGACACCTTGTAATTCCGAGGCAGAGTGGAACTGGTCAGGCcgtcctggggggcgggaggagagcggAGGTCCAATGTCTCGGCCGTCGGGAGCTGGACCGGGCCCAGAGCCCCCGGGGTGGCCCCACCCCCGGAAAGACCTCCGCTCCACCCCCCAGGGCGCCCCTCACCTtcccggggccgccggccccATCCAGGCTGGACTCCCGCCACGGCGACAACTGCAGTCCCGGGGGCACCTGGCGCAGCCCCCCAAAGACATccagacctgggggggggggccggggtgaGGTTAGAGGGacaagggtggggcgggggcggaccCCAGGCCCACTCTGTCCCCTGGCCCGGCCCCAGTCCTCACGCTCGTAGCTGCTGCTGTGCGACGGCTTCTTCTCGTACACCAGGTCCAGGTCCGACTCGTTCCAGGTCTTCGGGGGTCTCCGCCGGAGGGTCAGGTCgtctgggaggggcggggcggggcagggcagggcagggggcgggaggggatcgGTGAGATGGTGAGAGCGGGCGCCTCTacccctgcccacaccctcctccccgtccttccttcctccttccatctcaccctcccctcctccgtccatccctcctccccgtccttcctttctcctccttccatcccaccctcccctcctccgtccatccctcctccccgtccttcctttctcctccttccatcccaccctcccctcctccgtccatccctcctccccgtccttcctttctcctccttccatcccaccctcccttcctccgtccatcccaccttctcccttcatcctttcatcccacccttcctcctgctccatcccaccttactccctcctccctccatcccctctcctcctccctctcccctcctcctcttccctctctcctcctccttccatctcaCCCTTcggtctcctccctccatctccccccccttccttccatcccccCCTTTCGCCCTCCCGGCTTCCCTCACCTTGAGCCCGGAGCGGGGCGAAGGCGCTGCCCGCTCCGGCGGGCGGGGAGCCGTCGAAGGGGGCGGACAGGGTCGGTCGGGGCGAGGGGACGCGGTCCGGGAAGAAGATCTGCGGGCCGGGGCCGTCGGCGTGGGAAGGCCCGAGCCGCGGGGAGGCCGCGCGGTTGGACAGGTActgcggggaggggatggggcggaAGGCGCCGGCCCCGGGGTGGTCCAGGGGTCCGGCCGAGCGGAGGGTCATGGCTCCGGGtcggggggacggggcccggcccagggcagggaaggtctcggGCTGCAGGAAGATGGAGGGTCGCGGCGAGGCGGGGCGGCCCTTGGGGGACAGCGGGCTGTAGGGGAAGAGCGCCGGGGCGCTCTCGGACCGGCCgaacggggacggggcggggtcgGAGCCGTCGGCCGGCCGGCTGCGTGGCGGAGGCGGCCGGCTGCCGTGGTCCGGGCCGGGGCCGCAGCGGCTCAGCTGCAGACGGGGAGACGGAAACGGCGACTCGCACTCGGGGGctccggccgggggggcggcgaaGGGGCCCGGGCGAGGACTCGgtccggggaggggcccggcccgggccagtggggagggggccgcgctCGCTCTCGGGGAGGCGCCGGCCTGCGGGTGAGGGGGCGGCGTGGGGTTGTCGGACCACAGGGACTCCAGCTGCTTGGTCAGCTCGTCCACTTTGGC includes these proteins:
- the PPP1R13L gene encoding relA-associated inhibitor yields the protein MGDLALRGPPGPAMDSERLQSARDLLDMNFQSLAMKHIDLKQMELDSAAAKVDELTKQLESLWSDNPTPPPHPQAGASPRASAAPSPLARAGPLPGPSPRPGPFAAPPAGAPECESPFPSPRLQLSRCGPGPDHGSRPPPPRSRPADGSDPAPSPFGRSESAPALFPYSPLSPKGRPASPRPSIFLQPETFPALGRAPSPRPGAMTLRSAGPLDHPGAGAFRPIPSPQYLSNRAASPRLGPSHADGPGPQIFFPDRVPSPRPTLSAPFDGSPPAGAGSAFAPLRAQDDLTLRRRPPKTWNESDLDLVYEKKPSHSSSYERLDVFGGLRQVPPGLQLSPWRESSLDGAGGPGKDGLTSSTLPRNYKVSPLASDRRQEPGGYRRSLPPGPPGTLPRSWQPASRIPMPPASAPGRAPRQRPIPLSMIFKLQNAFWQYGAATAGPPGSPILSRVLSQSHPLSQPQLHPQPQPQLHPPSQPQPPPQPQPQIHPPSQLQPPPQPQPPPQPQQPQQPQQPQQPQQPQPQAPAPPALTPGRALGVEDVGKAAEPLADVEAELEGLGLLPVSEGPEAEEVPRPLSPTRLQPALPPEAQTLPELEEVVRVLADIPRPLKRRGSMEQSPAPALPPTHKRQYQQLISRLFHRHSHRQDPGGAAGPEPDLGPISEGAEPKAPAPAPAPAPAPAPTVPTPPPTPPQLLPPEPAAPHSPETRSVLRKAGSPRKSRRARLNPLVRLLDAALTGELDVVQQAVKEMNDPSQPNDEGITALHNAICGANYSIVDFLIGAGANVNSPDSHGWTPLHCAASCNDTAICTALVKHGASVFATTFSDGAMAIEKCDPYRDGYADCVTYLADVEQSLGLMNNGAVYALWDYSAEFGDELSFREGEPVTVLRRDGPEETDWWWASLYGHEGYVPRNYFGLFPRVRLQRHKV